The genomic segment TTTTCCATAGTAATAGTAATTTAAATATATTCATTTAATTTATTGGCTATACAATCGGTTCTTTATCATTTTCTGATTATCTACAATTGATCTGGCATTTACCATTAAATTATTGTTCCAATAATCATTAACTGCTATATCGATATCTTTATTTCTTTTAAAAATAAACTGGGCTTTTCTAGGATTTGTTTTATCAATCTCCCAAAGTTCATAACCTAAAGTGGTCAAAGCAGATGCCAGGCCTAAATCAAATGTTAAAAATTTATCTTTTTGCGTAATCATAATTTAGAGATTAATTTTTCAAAACAAAAAGCCGAAGCTTATTATACTTCGACTATATCAAAAAGTTGTTGACTCAACGCTGACAAATTTTGAGTGTTCTACTCAACAGTCCTCATGATGTTTTTATTTGAATAATCTATGTCAAAAAAATCCTTTATACCTAAAGATTTTTCTATTTTCTTATTCAACCTTAAGGCGGTGTCATAAATCTTTTGAAATTTTGGGATATCGATGCTTTCCGTTGAACAGTCAATCTTTTCTCCCAAAGGGCTATTTAGAGCTACGCTTAATAATTGATATTCAAAACTATTTTCACTTTTTATTCTTAGCTCGCTATTGCTCCAGCCTCCTTTTAAAATTCCATTTTCAAATACTAGTTTTTGCTTTTCATTTTCTTTCTTAGATTTTTTAATCACCTCTTTATTTAGTTCCTTTTTATGATCATCTAGGTTTTTAAATAAAAGTATTCTGAATGAAAAAGATTGATCAGTTAAATAATAGGTTGATTCTCTTTGGAATAGAAATTTTTGTTTTTCCAGTATTTCAAAAGTTTTTAAAAACTGAATATGCTCCCGTTCATATTGTTCAAAGTCTGCCTCTGTAACTGTAAATATAATACTATCTAATTCAATCGCTTTTTCAAGTATGCGATCTGCTACGATTGATAATTGTCTATTGA from the Patescibacteria group bacterium genome contains:
- a CDS encoding DUF5659 domain-containing protein — translated: MITQKDKFLTFDLGLASALTTLGYELWEIDKTNPRKAQFIFKRNKDIDIAVNDYWNNNLMVNARSIVDNQKMIKNRLYSQ